A section of the Myxocyprinus asiaticus isolate MX2 ecotype Aquarium Trade chromosome 22, UBuf_Myxa_2, whole genome shotgun sequence genome encodes:
- the rad9a gene encoding cell cycle checkpoint control protein RAD9A has translation MDCVATGGNVKVLARAIHSLSRIGEELYLEPVEDGLALRSVNSSRSAFACFLLSPLFFQRYQAPSDQRFRCKMPIKSVQAVFKSLSSLERSVEKCRVQLNNEKSRLTITLHCKHGLLKTHNLSFQDCESLQAVFDKESCANVLQAQPRLMVDTVLHFPPSLEEVNLSVSSDRVWLRNHVEDDADSSRGMMTELCLSSEEFDHFAVSTQTSITFCLKELRGLLVFAESSGLPISMCFDEPGNPVILSVSDSVLEANFVLATLSEDSRPKNHINANTKRLETEQPPDDFMSDDMDSFLIAMETSELPGPSHVPTSPPRTTNNRKHPASEGEEEKEEQEEALTNRPPNKKFCSLFFGSVLPTSQLTNQTIQSQEVLASDSDDEHQTE, from the exons ATGGATTGTGTTGCGACCGGAGGAAACGTAAAAG TTTTAGCAAGAGCAATACATTCCCTGTCAAGGATCGGAGAGGAGCTGTATTTGGAGCCAGTGGAGGATGGG cTGGCTTTGCGTTCAGTCAACTCTTCCCGCTCAGCTTTTGCCTGTTTCCTGTTGTCTCCTCTCTTCTTCCAAAGATATCAGGCTCCATCAGACCAGAGATTTCGCTGCAAAATGCCTATCAAG AGTGTTCAGGCAGTGTTCAAGTCCCTGTCCTCTCTGGAGCGTTCGGTCGAGAAATGTCGTGTTCAGCTGAACAATGAGAAGAGTCGGTTGACCATAACTCTGCATTGTAAACATG GGCTCTTGAAAACACACAATTTGTCCTTTCAGGATTGTGAAAGTTTGCAAGCTGTGTTTGATAAAGAGAGCTGTGCGAATGTGCTACAAGCTCAACCCAG GTTGATGGTGGACACAGTTCTGCATTTCCCTCCGTCTCTAGAAGAGGTGAATCTGTCAGTGAGCAGTGATCGAGTGTGGCTCAGGAATCATGTGGAAGATGATGCAG ATTCTTCTCGGGGAATGATGACAGAGCTGTGTTTAAGCTCAGAGGAGTTTGATCACTTTGCTGTTAGTACTCAAACCAGTATCACCTTCTGCCTGAAAGAGCTCAGG GGTTTACTTGTGTTTGCTGAGTCGTCTGGACTTCCAATCTCAATGTGTTTTGATGAGCCAGgcaa TCCAGTTATACTGAGTGTGTCTGACAGTGTTCTGGAGGCTAATTTTGTACTCGCTACTCTGTCCGAGGACTCGCGTCCTAAGAACCACATCAACGCCAACACAAAACG TCTTGAGACGGAGCAACCACCAGACGACTTCATGTCCGATGACATGGACTCATTTCTCATCGCCATGGAGACCAGTGAACTTCCTGGGCCATCACATGTACCTACCTCCCCACCTCGTACCACCAATAACAGAAAGCACCCAGCAAGTGAaggagaggaggagaaggaggagcAGGAGGAAGCACTTACAAATAGACCTCCTAATAAAAAG TTTTGTTCCCTTTTCTTTGGTTCAGTTCTGCCCACTTCTCAGCTGACCAATCAGACGATACAGAGCCAGGAAGTGCTTGCTAGTGACAGTGATGATGAACATCAGACAGAATAA
- the LOC127413223 gene encoding uncharacterized protein LOC127413223 isoform X1, whose translation MSDKTDQDEEGKSGSGVTVVETNRFGFILGNGETDSDGPCPELVRHRETKWLGLIKQWEQVMEKKSNKVKSQCQKGIPASVRAKCWPLLCGAMERMKKNVKLYERLVEALDQQGWTDIIKRDTDRQFPFHEMFQSKDGHGQKDLLHVLKAYTQYRPEEGYCQAQGPVAAVLLMNMPAEEAFWCLVQISELYLPGYYSPLLEGVLFDAAVLSSVLKKLCPAAHKHLQNQGVEPLMFATDWLMCLYSRHLPFNTLLRVWDLFFCYGVRILFQVAVVLVRRCLGEVRLRKECDGQMETLERLRSVKERVQNVQADTFIHEVCSVPLSLADLQKQTEKEMEKWKIERPNSTFDPRGRCHGYRMAWERGQEKLRENEKKERQKGNLTLPLMRSHSSLSPSILRKKWRKRSSRTETEEWDGGGRNFSQGLMEESDDEEMRRKSVCGVIGEQRAKQDRLAHELYTHKQKDHNTHTTTPPQNPKVLVVSYSIESDVFEEGHEDRICTSNIQIVTERDSVKQEDTLHTDTGNCKEETEVSLNQHNDTSATGEGKYDDKERIAASVVEEDIQTHEHHESNVEKETCQDLQNTENKTNQIERSTKEQTNQDENTEKHTCQDEQNVEIKITSESSEESIQTNYDAQVADMQTNTGKQEEEIQSWGCKRDGAETDTLQKVIIPEDNQQDEENRKNLENITEAEVQKPVFQEDRRSHTSRGQYEEQPIGENYTDVGMEEAGFQHKVVSDGEIPEEREKGKEEERQEVKLEERDSDDHICDKETLQEIEIEHPNRSVCPLGLADPVHQSQSSDPQHNDMDATERSSDSQHSQIDSKEVEVILRSGNPEQSVEGASDRTDTHETWEEDLAVASKNSENIIVNAAPVAMCRNIETSEINTEHCEGNKTTGSENIKCCEMDASKDSHNLEYKREDGTCKSGNSQCIHITTGSGNPESDAMESANRSDNPDCKKVDVTTGSLNPKRHQVLVGTGSGNPESNEVNVATVSGSPESDATESADGCGNPVCTKMHVTSESSNNEVQIGNVSGNPESNKVHVGVGSGNSECNQVAIGSGNHESNLEHSVVGLGNPECKEVHVTSESSNPESNEVHVGSGNPECTEVTIQSRNHESPVVDSAVASGNPECNIVDSADGSGNSLHNGVCAIPVNNQDLESQSKTTSKLSMPNIPPTQHRVGRTSSSRSSYPTILSEDTFRVPKQIHTPKEDSTQETHTQSISGSPTKTGAPKCLGLFSRLRGETNKTPVPKILIQDFSEKEEKLTAKERRRRKRESERKEREERKKREKEIEKDKEKERKKPQTRGKSFQVLNRKCVDNDVSPCNSDSQTLCHKRHSAPFSDNYF comes from the exons ATGTCTGATAAGACGGACCAGGATGAGGAGGGGAAATCTGGGTCTGGAGTCACGGTCGTAGAGACTAACCGTTTTGGGTTCATTCTAGGAAACGGCGAAACTGACAG TGATGGTCCCTGTCCTGAGTTAGTGAGACATCGAGAGACGAAGTGGCTCGGCCTCATAAAACAATGGGAGcaagtgatggagaaaaaaaGCAACAAG GTCAAAAGTCAATGTCAGAAGGGCATCCCAGCATCGGTCAGGGCTAAGTGCTGGCCACTGCTCTGTGGTGCTATGGAGAGaatgaagaaaaatgtaaaactgtaCGAA CGTCTAGTTGAAGCTCTGGATCAGCAGGGATGGACTGACATCATCAAAAGGGACACAGACAGACAATTTCCCTTCCATGAGATGTTCCAGTCCAAAGATGGCCATGG TCAGAAGGACTTGCTGCATGTTCTGAAAGCATACACGCAGTACCGACCAGAAGAGGGCTACTGTCAGGCACAGGGCCCAGTGGCAGCTGTCCTCCTGATGAACATGCCTGCTGAG GAGGCATTCTGGTGTTTGGTGCAGATTAGTGAGCTCTACCTTCCTGGCTACTACAGCCCTCTGTTG gaAGGTGTTCTTTTCGATGCAGCTGTACTCTCGAGTGTATTAAAAAAACTGTGTCCAGCTGCACACAAACACCTACAGAATCAGGGGGTGGAGCCTCTCATGTTTGCCACTGATTGGTTGATGTGTCTGTACAGCCGGCACTTACCTTTCAACACTTTACTCAGAGTCTGGGATCTCTTCTTCTGCTATG GTGTGCGCATTTTGTTCCAAGTTGCTGTGGTACTGGTGCGGCGTTGTCTTGGAGAGGTTCGACTACGAAAAGAGTGCGATGGACAAATGGAAACTCTGGAGCGACTGCGAAGTGTTAAAGAGCGTGTCCAAAATGTTCAGGCTGACACCTTTATTCACGAG GTGTGTTCTGTGCCCCTGTCCTTGGCAGACCTgcaaaaacaaacagagaaagagatggaAAAGTGGAAAATAGAAAGACCAAACTCGACTTTTGACCCACGAGGGCGCTGTCATGGATACAGGATGGCATGGGAGAGAGGACAGGAGAAACTAAGGGAAAATGAAAAGAAGGAAAGACAGAAAGGGAACCTGACTCTTCCTCTAATGAGATcacattcctctctctctccctctattttGCGAAAGAAATGGAGAAAGAGGAGTAGTCGGACTGAGACAGAGGAGTGGGACGGAGGAGGAAGAAATTTCTCACAAGGTTTGATGGAGGAGAGTGATGATGAAGAGATgaggagaaagagtgtgtgtggtgTCATTGGGGAGCAGAGGGCAAAGCAAGACAGGCTAGCACATGAActgtatacacacaaacagaaagatcacaacacacacacaactacacCACCACAAAACCCAAAAGTGCTGGTGGTGTCTTACAGTATTGAGTCTGATGTTTTTGAGGAAGGGCATGAAGACAGAATCTGCACGTCAAATATACAGATTGTGACAGAGAGAGATTCTGTTAAACAGGAGGATACCTTACATACAGATACAGGTAATTGCAAGGAAGAAACAGAAGTATCTTTAAACCAACACAACGACACTTCAGCAACAGGAGAAGGTAAATATGATGATAAAGAAAGAATTGCTGCGAGTGTGGTGGAAGAGGATATACAGACACATGAACATCATGAATCAAATGTAGAAAAAGAGACATGTCAAGATCTACAGAATACAGAGAATAAGACAAATCAAATTGAACGGAGTACAAAAGAGCAGACAAATCAAGATGAGAACACAGAGAAACATACATGTCAAGATGAACAGAACGTGGAAATTAAGATAACTTCAGAGTCATCTGAGGAAAGCATACAAACAAACTATGATGCACAGGTAGCGGACATGCAGACTAACACTGGTAAACAGGAAGAGGAAATACAGTCATGGGGCTGCAAACGAGATGGAGCAGAAACAGATACTTTGCAAAAAGTCATAATACCCGAAGACAACCAGCAAGATGAGGAAAATCGAAAAAATCTGGAAAATATCACAGAGGCAGAAGTACAGAAACCAGTTTTTCAAGAAGACCGGAGATCTCACACATCCAGAGGTCAATATGAAGAACAACCCATTGGTGAAAACTATACTGATGTAGGTATGGAGGAAGCAGGGTTTCAGCATAAAGTGGTCAGTGATGGAGAGAtcccagaggagagagagaaaggaaaggaAGAAGAAAGACAGGAGGTAAAGCTAGAGGAAAGAGACAGTGATGATCATATCTGTGACAAAGAGACACTGCAAGAAATTGAAATTGAGCATCCAAACAGATCAGTCTGTCCTCTTGGCTTAGCAGATCCTGTACACCAATCCCAATCCAGTGACCCACAGCATAATGACATGGATGCTACTGAAAGATCTAGTGACTCACAACACAGTCAAATAGATTCCAAAGAAGTGGAAGTTATATTAAGATCTGGCAACCCTGAACAGAGTGTAGAGGGTGCTTCTGATAGAACTGACACCCATGAAACTTGGGAGGAAGATCTTGCAGTGGCATCTAAAAACTCTGAGAACATAATCGTTAATGCTGCTCCTGTTGCTATGTGTCGTAACATAGAAACCAGCGAGATTAACACAGAACACTGTGAAGGAAATAAAACAACTGGATCTGAAAATATAAAGTGCTGTGAAATGGATGCTTCTAAAGATTCACACAACCTTGAATACAAAAGAGAGGATGGTACTTGTAAATCTGGCAACTCACAGTGCATTCATATTACAACTGGATCTGGCAACCCAGAGAGTGATGCAATGGAGTCTGCTAATAGATCTGACAACCCAGATTGTAAAAAAGTGGATGTTACGACTGGATCTCTCAACCCAAAAAGACATCAAGTGCTTGTTGGAACAGGATCTGGCAACCCAGAAAGCAATGAAGTTAATGTTGCAACTGTATCTGGCAGCCCAGAGAGTGATGCAACGGAGTCTGCTGATGGATGTGGCAACCCAGTGTGTACAAAAATGCATGTTACTTCTGAATCTAGTAACAACGAAGTGCAAATTGGAAATGTATCTGGCAACCCAGAAAGCAACAAAGTGCATGTTGGAGTTGGATCTGGCAACTCAGAGTGCAATCAGGTTGCAATTGGATCTGGTAACCATGAGAGCAATTTAGAACATTCTGTTGTTGGATTAGGCAACCCAGAGTGTAAAGAAGTGCATGTTACTTCTGAATCTAGCAACCCAGAAAGCAACGAAGTGCATGTTGGATCTGGCAACCCAGAGTGCACTGAGGTTACAATTCAATCTAGGAACCATGAGAGCCCTGTAGTGGATTCTGCTGTTGCATCTGGCAACCCAGAGTGCAACATAGTGGACTCTGCTGATGGATCTGGCAACTCTCTGCATAACGGTGTATGTGCAATACCAGTCAACAACCAGGATTTAGAGTCCCAGTCGAAAACAACATCCAAACTTTCAATGCCAAATATCCCGCCAACTCAGCACCGTGTCGGCAGGACTTCCAGCTCACGGTCATCCTATCCCACAATCCTCTCGGAGGACACTTTCAGAGTGCCAAAGCAGATTCACACACCCAAAGAAGACAGCACACAAGAGACACACACTCAGTCCATCTCAGGTTCACCAACAAAGACAGGTGCTCCCAAATGTCTGGGTCTCTTCAGCCGTCTCCGGGGGGAGACCAATAAAACCCCCGTCCCTAAAATCCTCATTCAAGACTTTAGCGAGAAAGAAGAAAAGTTGACTGCAAAAGAGAGGAGgcggaggaagagagagagtgagagaaaagaaAGGGAGGAGAGAAAGAAACGAGAAAAGGAGAtagaaaaagacaaagaaaaggagaggaaaaAGCCTCAGACGAGAGGGAAGAGCTTCCAGGTGCTCAACAGGAAGTGTGTGGATAATGACGTGTCCCCTTGCAACAGTGACTCTCAGACGCTTTGCCACAAGAGACATTCTGCCCCTTTTTCtgacaattatttttaa
- the LOC127413223 gene encoding uncharacterized protein LOC127413223 isoform X2, with amino-acid sequence MSDKTDQDEEGKSGSGVTVVETNRFGFILGNGETDSDGPCPELVRHRETKWLGLIKQWEQVMEKKSNKVKSQCQKGIPASVRAKCWPLLCGAMERMKKNVKLYERLVEALDQQGWTDIIKRDTDRQFPFHEMFQSKDGHGQKDLLHVLKAYTQYRPEEGYCQAQGPVAAVLLMNMPAEEAFWCLVQISELYLPGYYSPLLEGVLFDAAVLSSVLKKLCPAAHKHLQNQGVEPLMFATDWLMCLYSRHLPFNTLLRVWDLFFCYVAVVLVRRCLGEVRLRKECDGQMETLERLRSVKERVQNVQADTFIHEVCSVPLSLADLQKQTEKEMEKWKIERPNSTFDPRGRCHGYRMAWERGQEKLRENEKKERQKGNLTLPLMRSHSSLSPSILRKKWRKRSSRTETEEWDGGGRNFSQGLMEESDDEEMRRKSVCGVIGEQRAKQDRLAHELYTHKQKDHNTHTTTPPQNPKVLVVSYSIESDVFEEGHEDRICTSNIQIVTERDSVKQEDTLHTDTGNCKEETEVSLNQHNDTSATGEGKYDDKERIAASVVEEDIQTHEHHESNVEKETCQDLQNTENKTNQIERSTKEQTNQDENTEKHTCQDEQNVEIKITSESSEESIQTNYDAQVADMQTNTGKQEEEIQSWGCKRDGAETDTLQKVIIPEDNQQDEENRKNLENITEAEVQKPVFQEDRRSHTSRGQYEEQPIGENYTDVGMEEAGFQHKVVSDGEIPEEREKGKEEERQEVKLEERDSDDHICDKETLQEIEIEHPNRSVCPLGLADPVHQSQSSDPQHNDMDATERSSDSQHSQIDSKEVEVILRSGNPEQSVEGASDRTDTHETWEEDLAVASKNSENIIVNAAPVAMCRNIETSEINTEHCEGNKTTGSENIKCCEMDASKDSHNLEYKREDGTCKSGNSQCIHITTGSGNPESDAMESANRSDNPDCKKVDVTTGSLNPKRHQVLVGTGSGNPESNEVNVATVSGSPESDATESADGCGNPVCTKMHVTSESSNNEVQIGNVSGNPESNKVHVGVGSGNSECNQVAIGSGNHESNLEHSVVGLGNPECKEVHVTSESSNPESNEVHVGSGNPECTEVTIQSRNHESPVVDSAVASGNPECNIVDSADGSGNSLHNGVCAIPVNNQDLESQSKTTSKLSMPNIPPTQHRVGRTSSSRSSYPTILSEDTFRVPKQIHTPKEDSTQETHTQSISGSPTKTGAPKCLGLFSRLRGETNKTPVPKILIQDFSEKEEKLTAKERRRRKRESERKEREERKKREKEIEKDKEKERKKPQTRGKSFQVLNRKCVDNDVSPCNSDSQTLCHKRHSAPFSDNYF; translated from the exons ATGTCTGATAAGACGGACCAGGATGAGGAGGGGAAATCTGGGTCTGGAGTCACGGTCGTAGAGACTAACCGTTTTGGGTTCATTCTAGGAAACGGCGAAACTGACAG TGATGGTCCCTGTCCTGAGTTAGTGAGACATCGAGAGACGAAGTGGCTCGGCCTCATAAAACAATGGGAGcaagtgatggagaaaaaaaGCAACAAG GTCAAAAGTCAATGTCAGAAGGGCATCCCAGCATCGGTCAGGGCTAAGTGCTGGCCACTGCTCTGTGGTGCTATGGAGAGaatgaagaaaaatgtaaaactgtaCGAA CGTCTAGTTGAAGCTCTGGATCAGCAGGGATGGACTGACATCATCAAAAGGGACACAGACAGACAATTTCCCTTCCATGAGATGTTCCAGTCCAAAGATGGCCATGG TCAGAAGGACTTGCTGCATGTTCTGAAAGCATACACGCAGTACCGACCAGAAGAGGGCTACTGTCAGGCACAGGGCCCAGTGGCAGCTGTCCTCCTGATGAACATGCCTGCTGAG GAGGCATTCTGGTGTTTGGTGCAGATTAGTGAGCTCTACCTTCCTGGCTACTACAGCCCTCTGTTG gaAGGTGTTCTTTTCGATGCAGCTGTACTCTCGAGTGTATTAAAAAAACTGTGTCCAGCTGCACACAAACACCTACAGAATCAGGGGGTGGAGCCTCTCATGTTTGCCACTGATTGGTTGATGTGTCTGTACAGCCGGCACTTACCTTTCAACACTTTACTCAGAGTCTGGGATCTCTTCTTCTGCTATG TTGCTGTGGTACTGGTGCGGCGTTGTCTTGGAGAGGTTCGACTACGAAAAGAGTGCGATGGACAAATGGAAACTCTGGAGCGACTGCGAAGTGTTAAAGAGCGTGTCCAAAATGTTCAGGCTGACACCTTTATTCACGAG GTGTGTTCTGTGCCCCTGTCCTTGGCAGACCTgcaaaaacaaacagagaaagagatggaAAAGTGGAAAATAGAAAGACCAAACTCGACTTTTGACCCACGAGGGCGCTGTCATGGATACAGGATGGCATGGGAGAGAGGACAGGAGAAACTAAGGGAAAATGAAAAGAAGGAAAGACAGAAAGGGAACCTGACTCTTCCTCTAATGAGATcacattcctctctctctccctctattttGCGAAAGAAATGGAGAAAGAGGAGTAGTCGGACTGAGACAGAGGAGTGGGACGGAGGAGGAAGAAATTTCTCACAAGGTTTGATGGAGGAGAGTGATGATGAAGAGATgaggagaaagagtgtgtgtggtgTCATTGGGGAGCAGAGGGCAAAGCAAGACAGGCTAGCACATGAActgtatacacacaaacagaaagatcacaacacacacacaactacacCACCACAAAACCCAAAAGTGCTGGTGGTGTCTTACAGTATTGAGTCTGATGTTTTTGAGGAAGGGCATGAAGACAGAATCTGCACGTCAAATATACAGATTGTGACAGAGAGAGATTCTGTTAAACAGGAGGATACCTTACATACAGATACAGGTAATTGCAAGGAAGAAACAGAAGTATCTTTAAACCAACACAACGACACTTCAGCAACAGGAGAAGGTAAATATGATGATAAAGAAAGAATTGCTGCGAGTGTGGTGGAAGAGGATATACAGACACATGAACATCATGAATCAAATGTAGAAAAAGAGACATGTCAAGATCTACAGAATACAGAGAATAAGACAAATCAAATTGAACGGAGTACAAAAGAGCAGACAAATCAAGATGAGAACACAGAGAAACATACATGTCAAGATGAACAGAACGTGGAAATTAAGATAACTTCAGAGTCATCTGAGGAAAGCATACAAACAAACTATGATGCACAGGTAGCGGACATGCAGACTAACACTGGTAAACAGGAAGAGGAAATACAGTCATGGGGCTGCAAACGAGATGGAGCAGAAACAGATACTTTGCAAAAAGTCATAATACCCGAAGACAACCAGCAAGATGAGGAAAATCGAAAAAATCTGGAAAATATCACAGAGGCAGAAGTACAGAAACCAGTTTTTCAAGAAGACCGGAGATCTCACACATCCAGAGGTCAATATGAAGAACAACCCATTGGTGAAAACTATACTGATGTAGGTATGGAGGAAGCAGGGTTTCAGCATAAAGTGGTCAGTGATGGAGAGAtcccagaggagagagagaaaggaaaggaAGAAGAAAGACAGGAGGTAAAGCTAGAGGAAAGAGACAGTGATGATCATATCTGTGACAAAGAGACACTGCAAGAAATTGAAATTGAGCATCCAAACAGATCAGTCTGTCCTCTTGGCTTAGCAGATCCTGTACACCAATCCCAATCCAGTGACCCACAGCATAATGACATGGATGCTACTGAAAGATCTAGTGACTCACAACACAGTCAAATAGATTCCAAAGAAGTGGAAGTTATATTAAGATCTGGCAACCCTGAACAGAGTGTAGAGGGTGCTTCTGATAGAACTGACACCCATGAAACTTGGGAGGAAGATCTTGCAGTGGCATCTAAAAACTCTGAGAACATAATCGTTAATGCTGCTCCTGTTGCTATGTGTCGTAACATAGAAACCAGCGAGATTAACACAGAACACTGTGAAGGAAATAAAACAACTGGATCTGAAAATATAAAGTGCTGTGAAATGGATGCTTCTAAAGATTCACACAACCTTGAATACAAAAGAGAGGATGGTACTTGTAAATCTGGCAACTCACAGTGCATTCATATTACAACTGGATCTGGCAACCCAGAGAGTGATGCAATGGAGTCTGCTAATAGATCTGACAACCCAGATTGTAAAAAAGTGGATGTTACGACTGGATCTCTCAACCCAAAAAGACATCAAGTGCTTGTTGGAACAGGATCTGGCAACCCAGAAAGCAATGAAGTTAATGTTGCAACTGTATCTGGCAGCCCAGAGAGTGATGCAACGGAGTCTGCTGATGGATGTGGCAACCCAGTGTGTACAAAAATGCATGTTACTTCTGAATCTAGTAACAACGAAGTGCAAATTGGAAATGTATCTGGCAACCCAGAAAGCAACAAAGTGCATGTTGGAGTTGGATCTGGCAACTCAGAGTGCAATCAGGTTGCAATTGGATCTGGTAACCATGAGAGCAATTTAGAACATTCTGTTGTTGGATTAGGCAACCCAGAGTGTAAAGAAGTGCATGTTACTTCTGAATCTAGCAACCCAGAAAGCAACGAAGTGCATGTTGGATCTGGCAACCCAGAGTGCACTGAGGTTACAATTCAATCTAGGAACCATGAGAGCCCTGTAGTGGATTCTGCTGTTGCATCTGGCAACCCAGAGTGCAACATAGTGGACTCTGCTGATGGATCTGGCAACTCTCTGCATAACGGTGTATGTGCAATACCAGTCAACAACCAGGATTTAGAGTCCCAGTCGAAAACAACATCCAAACTTTCAATGCCAAATATCCCGCCAACTCAGCACCGTGTCGGCAGGACTTCCAGCTCACGGTCATCCTATCCCACAATCCTCTCGGAGGACACTTTCAGAGTGCCAAAGCAGATTCACACACCCAAAGAAGACAGCACACAAGAGACACACACTCAGTCCATCTCAGGTTCACCAACAAAGACAGGTGCTCCCAAATGTCTGGGTCTCTTCAGCCGTCTCCGGGGGGAGACCAATAAAACCCCCGTCCCTAAAATCCTCATTCAAGACTTTAGCGAGAAAGAAGAAAAGTTGACTGCAAAAGAGAGGAGgcggaggaagagagagagtgagagaaaagaaAGGGAGGAGAGAAAGAAACGAGAAAAGGAGAtagaaaaagacaaagaaaaggagaggaaaaAGCCTCAGACGAGAGGGAAGAGCTTCCAGGTGCTCAACAGGAAGTGTGTGGATAATGACGTGTCCCCTTGCAACAGTGACTCTCAGACGCTTTGCCACAAGAGACATTCTGCCCCTTTTTCtgacaattatttttaa